A genome region from Natronosalvus rutilus includes the following:
- a CDS encoding DUF7411 family protein codes for MDESTPRSLRLGLLYSGGKDSTLAALLLEDFYDVTLTTATFGVTDDWTYARDTARSLGFTFEKLELDPDVATEAVETIRTDGFPRNGIQRVHQHALERLAGMDFDAIADGTRRDDRVPTVSRAQAQSLEDRYDVDYIAPLSGFGRQAVDRLVESTLDVTVGPSEEITRADYEAELRALIAERDGEAALGSIFPAHEQTHVTGVQDWNR; via the coding sequence ATGGACGAGTCGACGCCCCGGTCACTCCGTCTCGGCCTCCTCTACAGCGGCGGCAAGGACTCGACACTCGCCGCACTCCTGCTCGAGGACTTCTACGACGTGACGCTGACGACGGCCACCTTCGGCGTCACCGACGACTGGACCTACGCGCGAGACACGGCTCGTTCGCTCGGCTTCACGTTCGAGAAGCTCGAGCTCGATCCAGACGTCGCGACCGAGGCCGTCGAGACGATTCGAACCGACGGCTTCCCGCGAAACGGAATCCAGCGGGTCCACCAGCACGCCCTCGAGCGCCTGGCGGGGATGGACTTCGACGCCATCGCCGACGGAACGCGACGCGACGATCGAGTGCCGACGGTCTCGCGTGCCCAGGCCCAGAGCCTCGAGGATCGCTACGACGTCGACTACATCGCACCGCTGTCGGGGTTCGGCCGCCAGGCGGTCGATCGGCTGGTCGAGTCGACTCTCGACGTGACGGTCGGACCGAGCGAGGAGATCACGCGGGCGGATTACGAGGCCGAGTTGCGAGCGCTCATCGCCGAGCGCGACGGTGAGGCGGCGCTCGGGTCGATCTTCCCGGCTCACGAACAGACGCACGTCACGGGCGTGCAGGACTGGAATCGCTGA